A single genomic interval of Devosia oryziradicis harbors:
- a CDS encoding DUF2147 domain-containing protein, protein MANGRWKLGKVAALLLLAAPATAQEAAIDPNRIPDLIEGIWQTQELSEVTIALCPEGFCGTLSKIVVPREGLTEEEYAAAQAMAVESFTDVRNPDPALRSRPMLGLQILTLLPSTKPNIYDGQIYNPQDGNIYSGYVEMIGPDQMRLNGCVLYNLICQGQDWVRVIPEPVQGQ, encoded by the coding sequence ATGGCCAACGGGCGCTGGAAGCTTGGTAAAGTCGCTGCATTGCTGCTGTTGGCCGCTCCGGCGACAGCGCAGGAGGCGGCGATTGATCCCAACCGCATCCCTGATCTCATCGAAGGGATCTGGCAGACGCAGGAATTGTCGGAAGTGACGATCGCGCTGTGTCCGGAAGGGTTCTGCGGCACACTGAGCAAGATCGTTGTGCCCCGCGAGGGCCTGACGGAAGAGGAATATGCCGCCGCGCAGGCCATGGCGGTGGAGAGCTTCACTGACGTTCGCAACCCTGACCCTGCCCTGCGGAGCCGGCCGATGCTGGGCTTGCAGATCCTGACGCTGCTGCCCAGTACCAAACCCAACATCTATGACGGGCAGATCTACAACCCGCAGGATGGCAATATCTACTCGGGCTATGTGGAGATGATCGGGCCTGATCAGATGCGGCTCAACGGATGCGTGCTCTATAACCTGATCTGCCAGGGTCAGGACTGGGTCCGGGTCATTCCCGAACCCGTCCAGGGCCAATAG
- a CDS encoding glutathione S-transferase N-terminal domain-containing protein: MTTQTKPIDAYSLPTPNGQKIHIILEELGVPWNYHRIDIGKGDQFKPEFLAISPNNKIPAIVDPEGPGGQPISIFESGAILKYLGLKFGQFYPTDPRQQVAVDEWLFWQVGGFGPMLGQNNHFSVYAPEKIPYAIKRYSDETHRLFRVLNTRLEGRDYIAGDYSIADIAAIGWAQSWERYGISKQEFPNFGAWIERLNARPAVERGLNWGKDVQSKPLNEDKEAQKVLFNQR, from the coding sequence ATGACCACCCAGACCAAGCCGATCGATGCTTATTCGCTGCCCACACCCAACGGGCAGAAGATCCACATCATTCTCGAAGAGCTCGGCGTGCCGTGGAACTATCACCGCATCGATATCGGCAAGGGCGATCAGTTCAAACCCGAATTCCTGGCCATTTCGCCCAACAACAAGATCCCGGCCATCGTCGATCCCGAGGGCCCTGGCGGACAGCCCATCTCGATCTTCGAATCCGGTGCCATCCTCAAATATCTCGGCCTCAAGTTCGGCCAGTTCTATCCTACCGACCCGCGGCAGCAGGTGGCGGTCGACGAATGGCTGTTCTGGCAGGTCGGCGGCTTCGGCCCAATGCTGGGCCAGAACAATCACTTCAGCGTCTATGCGCCCGAGAAGATCCCCTACGCCATCAAGCGCTACAGCGACGAAACCCATCGCCTGTTCCGCGTGCTGAACACCCGCCTCGAAGGTCGTGACTACATTGCCGGCGATTATTCCATCGCCGATATCGCGGCGATCGGTTGGGCACAGTCCTGGGAGCGCTACGGCATATCCAAGCAGGAATTTCCCAATTTCGGCGCCTGGATCGAGCGTCTCAATGCCCGTCCGGCCGTCGAGCGCGGTCTTAACTGGGGCAAGGACGTGCAGTCCAAGCCGCTCAACGAAGACAAGGAAGCCCAGAAGGTGCTGTTCAACCAGCGCTGA
- a CDS encoding glyoxalase superfamily protein yields the protein MSFSLDTPSAQTLKSEAKALRQQRAALGETLSHGAALEQVARAHGYRDWNTARAALPERVAVPFQVGQRVKGLYLDQPFTGMLIGVQLLSDMAHYTVTVVFHTPVNVTPNLMFAAYRHRVVSTVDIHGFSSALRGNGNPQMVLQRA from the coding sequence ATGTCGTTTTCGCTCGACACCCCATCCGCCCAGACCCTGAAATCCGAGGCCAAGGCGCTGCGACAGCAACGCGCTGCCCTCGGCGAGACACTGTCCCACGGCGCCGCCCTAGAACAGGTGGCACGCGCCCATGGCTACCGTGATTGGAACACCGCTAGGGCCGCCCTGCCGGAACGCGTGGCCGTGCCTTTCCAGGTGGGCCAGCGCGTCAAGGGCCTCTACCTCGATCAGCCCTTTACCGGCATGCTCATCGGCGTTCAGCTTCTGAGCGATATGGCGCACTATACGGTCACCGTCGTGTTCCATACGCCGGTCAATGTCACGCCCAACCTGATGTTCGCTGCCTACCGGCACCGCGTCGTCTCGACTGTGGACATCCACGGCTTCTCCTCCGCCCTGCGCGGCAACGGCAATCCGCAGATGGTCCTGCAGCGGGCATAA